The nucleotide sequence tttaggattcgcgtcaattagtagatcggtttactaattcttaggctaccaagaaaaaggggcatattcggcttcgatcattcacccatataatgtagtttcatttacttgtgtctatttcgtaaaacatttataaaactgcatgtattctcatcccaaaatattagattttaaaagtgggactataactcactttcacagatttttacttcgtcgggaagtaagacttggccactggtcgattcactaacctatacaaatatgtacatatatatcaaagtatgttaaaaatatatttacaacattttttaatacgttttaatgttttaagcttattaagtcagctgtcctcgttaataacctacaactagttgtccatagttagatgtacagaaataaataaatataaattatcttggatcaatccacgacccagtgtatacaagcctcaggctagatcacaactcaaactatatatattattttggaatcaacctcaaccctgtatagctaactccaacattactgcatatagagtgtctacggttgtttcaaaatatattatatagatgggtcgatatgatatgtcaaaacattctttacgtgtctatggtatcccaagattacataatatatattagaatacatgaataataaaatataagtttgttaagttatgatttgtatagaattgttacaatatttcccgtagctacaacaatcaaaaaaatatccaatcttgttttacccataacttcttcgttttaaatccgttttgagtgaatcaaattgctatggtttcatattgaactctattttatgaatctatacagaaaacatataggtttatagtcgaaaatataagttacaagtcatttttgtaagaggtagtcatttcagtcgaaagaacgacgtcttgatgaccattttgaaaaacatacttccactttgagtttaaccatgatttttggatatagtttcatgttcataagaaaaatcattttcccagaagaacaacttttaaatcaaagtttatcatagtttttaattatcaaacccaaaacagcccacggtgttactacgacggcgtatgtccggttttacggtgtttttcgtgtttccaggttttaaatcattaagttagcatatcatatagatatataacatgtgtttagttgattttaaaagtcaagttagaaggattaactttatttgcgaacaagtttagaattaactaaactatgttctagtgattacaagtttaaatcttcgaataaggtagttttatatgtatgaatcgaatgatgttatgaacatcattactaccttaagtttagtaggtaaacctactggaagtgacaagaaaatgatctagcttcaaaggatcttggatggcttgaaagttcttgaagtaggatcatgacacaaaaacaagtttaagtaagatttttactcgaattaagatagtttatagttatagaaattgaatcaaagtttgaatatgattattaccttgaataagaaagataacctactgtaaataacaaagatttcttgatcttagatgattacttggaatggattagaaagcttggatgtaaactagtaaacttgaaaggattttcgaagtgttcttgaagtgttcttcctaagatgattatagcttgattcttgaagtaatttttgatgaagatgatgattagctactggaaaaattcgttcataagtgtgtgtgtgtgtgtgtgtgtgttgagagagaattagaaagagaattggaagtgaaatggagtgaatgatgagtggtaagtggtgagtggtgagtgaggttaaaaggagttctagttagttgactagttcatggtagaagttaaaattgattagtcatacatgacataatcaagagtggaatcccatgctagtttctattagtatatacccacagtaagtacgtctagaagctgtgtataatacgggtatgaatacgactagaattcttgatgaaaaaagaatgggaatgtaattgtacccattttcgttaagtattagtgttttgatatatgtcttgaagtcttccaaaagtatattaatacatctaaatacactacatgtatatacattttaactgagtcgttaagtcatcgttagtcgttacatgtaagtgttgttttgaaacctttaagttaacgatcttatttaatgttgttaacccattgtttattatatctaatgagatgttaaattattatattatcatgatattatgatatattaatatatcttaatatgatatatatacatttaaatgtcgttacaacgataatcgttacatatatgtctcgtttcgaaattcttaagttagtagtcttgtttttacatatgtagttcattgttaacatacttatggagatacttacttatcataaactcatgttaactatatgtatatccatatatatatcgtcatgtcgtttttacaagttttaacgttcgtgaatcgccggtcaacttgggtcgtcaattgtctatatgaaactcatttcaaataatcaattcttaacaagtttgattgcttaacatgttggaaacacttaatcatgtaaaaataaatttcatttaatatatataaacatggaaaagttcgggtcactacaactaataagataaattttgtctattagttagaaAATATAATACAGTATAGATATAAAAtaaggggttcgatttgtattttaacagAAGTTAGGGGGTTAGGTGTGTGAAAATTGAAAAATTAAATAGTACTATTTataactaataagacaaattttgtctattacttACATTGGTAATTCTAAATTTTGTTGTTGGTAAAATCTTATCGTTAAAGTCAAATATAATCACGATGTACAATCTTAATAATCATCACGCTAAAGTCAAATATAATCATCATTTACAATGTTTTTATGCATCTTAACGACGACTCTAAATGTTGTCGTTAGtgaattcctaaaaaaaaaaaaaaaaaaaaaaagtttaaaaatttGTCAAATAGATGAATGAGACGCAGCAAGTATCAAATTTCTTCTCATTTTTCAATGCCCTCTTTCCCCTCTTTCCCCTTCCCATAATTCATCCTTTACTCCACTATCACACACTTCCCCTTCATTTTATGTGGTCAATATATTCTCCAAAAACCATTCAGTTCACAGCAACCAATAAGTTTAATTAACCGCCaacaaatcaaaatcaaaatcaaaaacaATATGGTTATCGTTGAAGAAAGATTCGTAGTCGAAAAGGAAACTCATCTAACCGTCATGAAAACTTCCCTTTTCTTCTCCGGCGACGGTTTCGCCGTTTACGACTGCAAAGGTCAACTCGTCTTCCGAGTCGACTCGTACGGTCCCGACTCTCGTGACTCAGGCGAACTCGTCCTTATGGACCACAACGGCCGTTGCCTCCTCACCGTACGCCGCAAGGTACACCACTTAACCTAATTAATTAATTACAGTACATCCTAGTAATAATTCAACTATGTAATAATTCAATTTAAATTGATGTAAACAGAGGCCGAGTTTACATCAACGGTGGGAAGGTTTTTTAGGCGAACGGAGAGAAGGAGAGAAGCCGATATTTAGCGTGAGGAGATCGTCTATAATTGGAAGATCGAACATGACGGTGGAATTGATCGGTGACCGGAGCAATGAGTATAATATTGAAGGTCATTTTGGTAATCGGAACTGTGCGATTTACAATTCAGGTAAAGAGATAATGGCGGAGATTAGGCGGAAGGTGGATGCTACTACAAATGTGATGCTTGGTAAGGACGTATTCTCGCTTACATTGAAACCGGGATTCGATGGTGCTTTTGCGATGGGGTTGGTTTTGGTTCTTGATCAAATCAACGGTGATGATGAAGGAGATGATAATGACGATGATGTTGTTGATATAGACCCTACCGCAGAGGATTGTAATATTTCGTCAAGAGTTGTTGAGTAATTACTACAGTACTCGTATTATTTTTGTTTATTACAGTATACTCCGTAATTCATACTCtcaattataattttatttttatattaatatctatatctatatctatatttaatatttaatatttatatttatttatttacatttatattgAAATTGAAATATAAATGATGGTTGAATATGTCTACGTAAATGGTACCTTCCAAAAAATGGTACCCTTAAGTATCTGGTTTCGTGTGATGACACCGAGTTGGTGTAATTGAGTGGCGTTTGTATGATCTTTTACGAAGGTCTCAAAAGTTTTGTAAGCCCTCAAAATCAGCCAGGCTTATCTAAAGCTATGTAGGGGTCCGTTCCGGAAATTACCAACACTTGTGAAAAGTGAAAAAATAATACCGGACGAAAATAAAAATGAGTCGTAGTACACGTTAAAATTTTTAGTACATATAGGtaatattagttttttttttttttacttacaaTTTATTTAACAATTTACAATTATAGTATTACA is from Rutidosis leptorrhynchoides isolate AG116_Rl617_1_P2 chromosome 10, CSIRO_AGI_Rlap_v1, whole genome shotgun sequence and encodes:
- the LOC139872937 gene encoding protein LURP-one-related 12-like produces the protein MVIVEERFVVEKETHLTVMKTSLFFSGDGFAVYDCKGQLVFRVDSYGPDSRDSGELVLMDHNGRCLLTVRRKRPSLHQRWEGFLGERREGEKPIFSVRRSSIIGRSNMTVELIGDRSNEYNIEGHFGNRNCAIYNSGKEIMAEIRRKVDATTNVMLGKDVFSLTLKPGFDGAFAMGLVLVLDQINGDDEGDDNDDDVVDIDPTAEDCNISSRVVE